The following are encoded in a window of Sphaerisporangium siamense genomic DNA:
- a CDS encoding DUF190 domain-containing protein — protein MRPHGAALRLTVLVGETDQWHHRPLYHEIVHRAHAAGLAGASVFRGVEGYGASSLIHTTRILSLSQDLPVAIVIIDEPAPIRAFLPQLDELIGEGLVILDEVEVIRYAGRSPGGPR, from the coding sequence ATGAGGCCGCACGGCGCCGCGCTGCGGCTGACGGTGCTGGTCGGCGAGACCGATCAGTGGCATCACCGGCCGCTTTACCACGAGATCGTGCACCGCGCGCACGCGGCGGGGCTGGCCGGGGCCAGCGTGTTCCGCGGCGTCGAGGGATACGGCGCCTCCAGCCTCATCCACACCACCCGCATCCTGTCGCTGTCGCAGGACCTGCCGGTGGCGATCGTCATCATCGACGAACCCGCGCCGATCCGGGCCTTCCTCCCGCAACTGGACGAGCTGATCGGCGAAGGACTGGTCATCCTGGACGAGGTCGAAGTGATCCGCTACGCCGGCCGCTCCCCCGGCGGCCCGCGATGA
- a CDS encoding response regulator transcription factor: protein MRVLVVEDFEILARSLGTGLRREGMAVDVVMDGTAALDRLAATRYDVVILDRDLPGVHGDEICRRLAHGRCETRVLMLTASGTIEDRVDGLGLGADDYLPKPFAFAELVARVRALARRATPPLPPTLACGDISLDPARRTAARAGRRLDLSPREFALLECLLAVPGLVISAEELLERVWDEAADPFSSAVKHTMHRLRAKLGDPPVIETIREGGYRIGPP, encoded by the coding sequence GTGAGGGTCCTCGTCGTCGAGGACTTCGAGATCCTCGCCCGCTCCCTCGGAACCGGGCTGCGCCGTGAGGGCATGGCCGTCGACGTCGTCATGGACGGGACCGCCGCCCTGGACCGGCTGGCCGCCACCCGCTACGACGTGGTGATCCTCGACCGCGACCTGCCCGGCGTCCACGGGGACGAGATCTGCCGGCGACTGGCGCACGGCCGCTGTGAGACCCGCGTCCTGATGCTCACCGCCTCCGGCACGATCGAGGACCGGGTCGACGGGCTCGGCCTCGGCGCCGACGACTACCTGCCCAAGCCGTTCGCGTTCGCCGAACTGGTCGCCCGCGTCCGTGCCCTGGCCCGCCGCGCCACCCCACCCCTGCCGCCCACCCTGGCGTGCGGCGACATCAGCCTCGATCCGGCCCGCCGTACCGCGGCCCGGGCCGGCCGGCGCCTCGACCTGAGCCCCAGGGAGTTCGCGCTGCTCGAATGCCTGCTCGCCGTGCCCGGCCTGGTCATCTCCGCCGAGGAACTGCTCGAACGCGTCTGGGACGAGGCCGCCGACCCCTTCAGCAGCGCCGTCAAGCACACCATGCACCGGTTACGGGCCAAGCTGGGCGACCCGCCGGTGATCGAGACCATCCGCGAAGGCGGCTACCGCATCGGACCGCCATGA
- the pip gene encoding prolyl aminopeptidase: MTVLYPPVEPYAQGMLDTGDGDRIYWETCGDPGGGPALVVHGGPGGGAGSGYRRYFDPARYRTVLFDQRGCGRSTPHVADPATSLRRNTTDHLIADMELLREHLGVERWLLFGGSWGSTLLLAYAERHPERVRGIVVYDVTTTRRSEIDWLYRGVGRFFPEQWERFRAGSGLPGDGDLLAAYARLMEDPDPAVRARAAADWCAWEDAVVSLEPGAPPAPYGSIPSADRQALARLAAHYFSHGAWLEEGVLLREAGRLAGIPGVLIHGRLDLSSPLDTAWHLARAWHGARLIVVDDAGHMGSDTMRREIRTALDAFATP; encoded by the coding sequence ATGACCGTGCTGTATCCCCCGGTGGAGCCCTACGCGCAGGGCATGCTCGACACCGGCGACGGCGACCGGATCTACTGGGAGACCTGCGGCGACCCCGGCGGCGGGCCCGCCCTGGTCGTGCACGGCGGCCCCGGCGGCGGCGCCGGGAGCGGCTACCGGCGTTACTTCGACCCCGCCCGCTACCGGACCGTGCTGTTCGACCAGCGCGGCTGCGGGCGCAGCACCCCGCACGTCGCCGACCCCGCCACCTCCCTGCGCCGCAACACCACCGACCACCTGATCGCCGACATGGAACTCCTGCGCGAGCACCTGGGCGTGGAGCGCTGGCTGCTGTTCGGCGGGTCGTGGGGCTCGACGCTGCTCCTGGCCTACGCCGAGCGCCACCCCGAGCGGGTCCGCGGGATCGTCGTCTACGACGTCACCACCACCCGCCGCTCGGAGATCGACTGGCTGTACCGGGGGGTCGGCAGGTTCTTCCCCGAGCAGTGGGAACGGTTCCGGGCAGGCTCCGGCCTGCCCGGGGACGGCGACCTGCTCGCCGCCTACGCCCGCCTGATGGAGGACCCCGACCCCGCGGTGCGGGCCCGCGCGGCGGCCGACTGGTGCGCCTGGGAGGACGCGGTGGTCTCCCTGGAGCCCGGCGCCCCGCCCGCCCCCTACGGCTCGATCCCCTCGGCCGACCGGCAGGCGCTGGCGCGCCTCGCCGCGCACTACTTCTCGCACGGCGCCTGGCTGGAGGAGGGGGTGCTGCTGCGCGAGGCGGGCAGGCTGGCCGGGATCCCCGGCGTGCTGATCCACGGCCGCCTGGACCTGAGCAGCCCCCTGGACACCGCCTGGCACCTGGCACGCGCCTGGCACGGCGCCCGGCTGATCGTCGTCGACGACGCCGGCCACATGGGCAGCGACACCATGCGCCGCGAAATCCGCACCGCCCTGGACGCCTTCGCCACCCCATGA
- a CDS encoding fluoride efflux transporter FluC, whose protein sequence is MSRHEPGRPVDSDVDLHVPAQRAELRRAPWSTLGVIAAGGVTGTLARYGLGVAFPQPAGAFPWTTLTINTAGSLLIGVLMVAITELWTAPGWVRPLLGVGVLGGFTTFSTFVVDTGRLLAGGQARAAVAYLLVTPVLALAGVWAGSAATRKVGARGEGRGR, encoded by the coding sequence ATGTCGCGTCATGAGCCCGGGCGTCCCGTCGACTCCGACGTCGATCTTCACGTGCCCGCCCAGCGCGCCGAGCTGCGGCGGGCGCCGTGGTCCACTCTGGGGGTCATCGCCGCGGGCGGCGTGACCGGCACCCTGGCCCGTTACGGCCTGGGCGTGGCGTTCCCGCAACCGGCGGGGGCTTTCCCGTGGACCACGCTGACCATCAACACGGCCGGGAGCCTGCTGATCGGGGTGCTGATGGTCGCGATCACCGAACTGTGGACGGCGCCCGGCTGGGTGCGGCCGCTGCTGGGCGTCGGAGTGCTCGGGGGATTCACCACCTTCTCCACCTTCGTGGTGGACACCGGGCGTCTGCTGGCCGGCGGGCAGGCCCGCGCGGCGGTCGCGTACCTGCTGGTCACGCCGGTGCTGGCGCTGGCGGGGGTGTGGGCCGGCAGCGCGGCCACCCGGAAGGTGGGCGCCCGCGGGGAAGGGCGCGGGCGATGA
- a CDS encoding RNA polymerase sigma factor: protein MAGTSRAGAGVEELLRELAPQVLGALIRRHGHFDTAEDAVQEALLAAALQWPGQGVPGSPKAWLITVASRRLTDQWRSDHARRAREVTLAAMTPDRDALTPEPGEWTPDQDDTLTLLFLCCHPALTPASQIALTLRAVGGLTTAQIAGAFLVPEATMAQRISRAKQRVKAAGIPFAPPPAAERAARLAVVLHVLYLIFNEGYTASSGPDLHRAELTGEALRLTRAVRRLLPEDGEVAGLLALMLLTEARRPARTGPGGALVPLAEQDRALWNPGHIAEGVALITEALSRAPLGPYQLQAAIAAVHAEAADAARTDWAQIVELYGLLGRIDPNPVVTLNHAVALAMVKGPRAGLDLLADLDGDARMAASHRLDAVRAHLLEMNGDLEQARAAYRSAARRTTSLPEQRYLTSRAARLTR, encoded by the coding sequence ATGGCGGGAACCTCGCGGGCGGGCGCGGGCGTGGAGGAGCTGCTGCGCGAGCTGGCGCCACAGGTCCTGGGCGCGCTGATCCGCCGCCACGGCCACTTCGACACCGCCGAGGACGCCGTCCAGGAGGCGCTGCTGGCCGCCGCCCTGCAGTGGCCCGGCCAGGGCGTGCCCGGCAGCCCCAAGGCGTGGCTGATCACCGTCGCCTCCCGCAGGCTCACCGACCAGTGGCGCAGCGACCACGCCCGCCGCGCCCGCGAGGTCACCCTGGCGGCCATGACCCCGGACCGCGACGCCCTGACGCCCGAGCCGGGCGAGTGGACGCCCGACCAGGACGACACCCTGACCCTGCTGTTCCTGTGCTGCCACCCGGCGCTGACCCCCGCCTCGCAGATCGCGCTCACCCTGCGCGCCGTCGGCGGCCTGACCACCGCCCAGATCGCCGGAGCGTTCCTGGTGCCCGAGGCGACCATGGCCCAGCGCATCAGCAGGGCCAAGCAGCGCGTCAAGGCCGCCGGCATCCCCTTCGCCCCGCCTCCGGCCGCCGAGCGGGCCGCCCGGCTGGCCGTCGTCCTGCACGTGCTGTACCTGATCTTCAACGAGGGGTACACCGCCAGCTCGGGCCCCGACCTGCACCGGGCCGAGCTGACCGGCGAGGCGCTGCGCCTGACGCGGGCGGTGCGCCGCCTGCTGCCCGAGGACGGCGAGGTCGCCGGGCTGCTGGCGCTGATGCTGCTCACCGAGGCCCGCCGCCCGGCCCGCACCGGCCCCGGCGGCGCGCTGGTCCCCCTGGCCGAGCAGGACCGCGCGCTGTGGAACCCCGGCCACATCGCCGAGGGCGTGGCGCTGATCACCGAGGCGCTGTCCCGCGCGCCGCTCGGCCCCTACCAGCTCCAGGCGGCCATCGCCGCGGTGCACGCCGAGGCGGCCGACGCCGCGCGGACCGACTGGGCGCAGATCGTCGAGCTGTACGGGCTGCTGGGCCGGATCGACCCCAACCCGGTGGTCACCCTCAACCACGCGGTCGCCCTGGCCATGGTCAAGGGCCCACGGGCCGGGCTCGACCTGCTGGCCGATCTCGACGGCGACGCGCGCATGGCGGCCTCCCACCGGCTGGACGCGGTACGCGCCCACCTGCTGGAGATGAACGGCGACCTGGAACAGGCCCGCGCGGCCTACCGCAGCGCGGCCCGCCGCACCACCAGCCTCCCCGAACAGCGCTACCTGACCTCCCGCGCCGCCCGCCTGACCCGCTGA
- a CDS encoding zf-HC2 domain-containing protein has product MSDPWHLPSGLVERYARGDLAPVQVMSVESHLDRCARCRAAVPCPPRWLEASWERIADRVVRPRPRPLARLLCRLGVPEHVATFLAATPALARGWLVAVAAVTAFAVAAAHLAGPGAPASFDRLLPFLAVAPVLPLAGIALAYGPRVDPMHEMQAATPMAGARALLWRAPAVLVAAITLTGAATPLLPGPPGPAAAWLLPALALAAATLALSTWIAPAVAATGLTLAWLGAVAAAGLSGDGPAVFSPAAQTFYGAAALILIAPIYRRRARLDPGEPV; this is encoded by the coding sequence GTGAGCGACCCATGGCACCTGCCGTCCGGGCTGGTCGAGCGCTACGCGCGGGGGGACCTGGCGCCGGTGCAGGTGATGTCGGTGGAAAGCCACCTGGACCGGTGCGCCCGCTGCCGCGCCGCGGTGCCCTGCCCGCCGCGGTGGCTGGAGGCGAGCTGGGAGCGGATCGCCGACCGGGTGGTGCGCCCCCGGCCGCGGCCCCTGGCACGGCTGCTGTGCCGGCTGGGGGTTCCCGAGCACGTGGCCACGTTCCTGGCGGCCACCCCCGCCCTGGCCCGCGGATGGCTGGTGGCGGTCGCGGCGGTGACGGCGTTCGCCGTGGCGGCCGCCCACCTGGCCGGCCCCGGCGCCCCTGCTTCTTTCGACCGGCTGCTGCCGTTCCTGGCGGTGGCGCCCGTGCTGCCCCTGGCGGGCATCGCCCTGGCCTACGGCCCCCGGGTCGACCCTATGCACGAGATGCAGGCCGCCACGCCCATGGCCGGCGCCAGGGCCCTGTTGTGGCGGGCGCCGGCGGTGCTGGTGGCCGCCATCACGCTGACCGGCGCGGCGACGCCGTTGCTGCCCGGCCCGCCGGGGCCCGCGGCGGCGTGGCTGCTGCCCGCCCTCGCCCTGGCCGCGGCCACCCTGGCGCTGTCCACCTGGATCGCGCCCGCGGTCGCGGCCACCGGGCTGACCCTGGCCTGGCTCGGCGCGGTGGCGGCTGCCGGGCTGTCCGGGGACGGCCCGGCCGTCTTCTCCCCCGCGGCCCAGACCTTCTACGGCGCGGCCGCGCTGATCCTGATCGCGCCCATCTACCGGCGGCGTGCCCGCCTCGACCCGGGAGAGCCCGTATGA
- a CDS encoding fluoride efflux transporter FluC, with translation MSGTLTGPLAVLLVAAGAAIGAPLRYLTDRLVQARHDTVFPWGTFTVNLAGSALLGFLTALPADQVVMTGAGLGFCGALTTYSTFSYETLRLIEDGARFTAVASVAAGVAGGLGAGAFGFALAGAVTG, from the coding sequence ATGAGCGGCACGCTCACCGGCCCGCTGGCCGTGCTGCTGGTCGCGGCCGGCGCGGCGATCGGCGCGCCGCTGCGCTACCTGACCGACCGCCTGGTCCAGGCACGCCACGACACCGTGTTCCCGTGGGGCACCTTCACGGTGAACCTGGCCGGGTCGGCGCTGCTGGGCTTCCTGACCGCCCTGCCGGCCGACCAGGTGGTGATGACCGGGGCGGGGCTCGGGTTCTGCGGCGCGCTGACCACGTATTCGACCTTCAGCTACGAGACGCTGCGCCTGATCGAGGACGGCGCCCGCTTCACCGCCGTGGCCAGCGTCGCGGCCGGCGTGGCGGGCGGCCTGGGCGCGGGAGCGTTCGGCTTCGCCCTGGCCGGCGCCGTGACCGGATGA
- a CDS encoding sensor histidine kinase, with the protein MTPRKLARRSLRTRLALAYAAGIYAAGVLVLLFVAVPLAGVNAATPVDRPSSRAITGTGVGLPQLLTGSAVALVLLIPVALALGWFVAGRFLHPLRAITATAQDISAGNLHRRLDLGEPTDELTALGHTLDDLFARLQGSFDAHRHFVANASHELRTPLAGLRTLLEVALADPDADAGTLRSVCQEALALGGYQERLVHALLTLATSERGVTRWDALDLAHVAETVLASRRDQATRKGIGLAERLTSVVTAGDARLVESLVANLLDNAIRHNHPDGHVEITTRTCGAQAVLTVTNSGPVVPGDQIQRLFHPFQRLAPDRHGGHGLGLAIVDAVARAHHATLTAGARPQGGLSITVRFARQPNRP; encoded by the coding sequence ATGACCCCCCGGAAGCTCGCCAGAAGGTCCCTGCGGACGCGGCTCGCGCTCGCCTACGCGGCGGGCATCTACGCCGCCGGGGTCCTGGTGCTGCTGTTCGTCGCCGTCCCGCTCGCCGGTGTCAACGCGGCCACCCCCGTAGACCGGCCCTCCTCGCGTGCGATCACCGGGACCGGGGTCGGCCTGCCCCAGCTCCTCACCGGGTCCGCCGTCGCGCTGGTCCTGCTGATTCCCGTCGCCCTGGCTCTGGGCTGGTTCGTCGCCGGCCGGTTCCTGCATCCGCTGCGCGCCATCACCGCCACCGCCCAGGACATCTCCGCCGGGAACCTGCACCGGCGCCTGGACCTCGGCGAGCCCACCGACGAGCTGACCGCGCTCGGCCACACCCTCGACGACCTGTTCGCCCGCCTTCAAGGCTCCTTCGACGCCCACCGCCACTTCGTCGCCAACGCCTCCCACGAACTGCGCACCCCGCTGGCCGGCCTGCGCACCCTCCTCGAAGTGGCCCTCGCCGATCCCGACGCCGACGCCGGCACCCTGCGCTCGGTCTGCCAGGAGGCCCTGGCTCTCGGCGGGTATCAGGAGCGGCTCGTCCACGCGCTGCTCACCCTGGCCACCAGCGAGCGCGGCGTGACCCGATGGGACGCCCTCGACCTCGCCCACGTCGCCGAAACGGTGCTCGCCTCCCGCCGCGATCAGGCGACGCGGAAAGGCATCGGTCTGGCCGAGCGCTTAACGTCCGTGGTGACGGCCGGAGACGCGAGACTGGTCGAAAGCCTGGTCGCCAACCTCCTCGACAACGCCATCCGCCACAACCACCCGGACGGGCACGTAGAGATCACCACGCGGACCTGCGGTGCTCAGGCCGTCCTCACCGTCACCAACAGCGGGCCGGTCGTCCCCGGCGATCAGATCCAGCGCCTCTTCCACCCCTTCCAGAGACTGGCGCCCGATCGTCACGGCGGCCACGGCCTCGGCCTGGCCATCGTCGATGCCGTCGCGCGCGCCCACCACGCCACCCTCACCGCCGGCGCACGCCCACAAGGCGGCTTGTCCATCACCGTGCGGTTCGCGCGGCAGCCGAACCGTCCTTGA
- a CDS encoding nitroreductase/quinone reductase family protein — protein sequence MPIDFNQQVIEEFRATKGQVGGPFAGGRLLLLTTTGARSGRPHTTPLAYLPDGLERTLVVASAGGSPRHPDWFRNVLANPEVTVEFGLFTVKARAAVLEGEERDRLFARAAEADPAWADYEAKSGRTLPVVALYQIMAGPPAAGSFGATLKLVHQIFRRELALIRQDVARSGPALGAQLRVNCLTVCQGLHHHHVGEDTMLFPRIGERHPHLAPVLERLNREHEAIAALMEELKAVLSAGDADPARLAHQVERLTTELETHLDYEEEHLVPLLDAPAP from the coding sequence ATGCCCATTGATTTCAACCAGCAGGTCATCGAGGAGTTCCGCGCCACGAAAGGACAAGTCGGCGGGCCTTTCGCAGGCGGACGGCTGCTGTTGCTGACCACCACGGGAGCGCGGTCAGGACGCCCGCACACCACCCCCCTCGCCTACCTGCCCGACGGCCTGGAGCGCACCCTGGTCGTCGCCTCGGCCGGCGGCTCGCCCCGCCACCCCGACTGGTTTCGCAACGTGCTCGCCAACCCCGAGGTAACGGTCGAGTTCGGCCTGTTCACCGTCAAGGCCCGCGCCGCCGTCCTGGAGGGCGAGGAGCGCGACCGCCTGTTCGCCCGCGCCGCCGAGGCCGACCCCGCCTGGGCCGACTACGAGGCCAAGTCCGGGCGGACGCTGCCCGTGGTCGCCCTGTACCAGATCATGGCCGGGCCGCCCGCGGCCGGATCGTTCGGCGCGACGCTCAAGCTGGTCCACCAGATCTTCCGCAGGGAGCTCGCCCTGATCCGCCAGGACGTCGCCCGCTCGGGCCCGGCGCTGGGCGCCCAGCTTCGCGTCAACTGCCTGACCGTCTGCCAGGGCCTGCACCACCACCACGTCGGCGAGGACACCATGCTCTTTCCCCGCATCGGCGAGCGCCACCCCCACCTGGCCCCGGTCCTGGAGCGGCTCAACCGCGAGCACGAGGCGATCGCGGCGCTGATGGAGGAGCTCAAGGCCGTGCTGTCCGCCGGCGACGCCGACCCCGCGCGCCTGGCGCACCAGGTCGAGCGGCTCACCACGGAGCTGGAGACCCACCTGGACTACGAGGAGGAACACCTGGTGCCGCTCCTGGACGCCCCGGCCCCCTGA
- a CDS encoding MarR family winged helix-turn-helix transcriptional regulator produces the protein MSSPVPAPHGPAFLGTRLRHLIDLLDGEVAAVYAGLGLAGFRPRYTPMLRSLAASGPASIRDLARAAGVTHSAASQTVAQMAKDGLVTLTPGADARERIAGLTPRAEELLPLLRAEWDATAAAAAELEAELPYPLSRLIEETLRALDRRPLRTRITDAGPALLPRERPGGQTSR, from the coding sequence GTGTCCTCTCCCGTCCCGGCCCCGCACGGCCCCGCGTTCCTCGGCACCCGCCTGCGCCACCTGATCGACCTGCTGGACGGCGAGGTCGCCGCCGTCTACGCCGGCCTCGGCCTGGCCGGGTTCCGCCCGCGCTACACCCCCATGCTGCGATCCCTGGCCGCCTCGGGTCCCGCCTCCATCCGCGACCTGGCCCGCGCGGCCGGGGTGACCCACTCGGCGGCAAGCCAGACCGTCGCCCAGATGGCCAAGGACGGCCTGGTCACGCTCACCCCCGGCGCCGACGCCCGCGAGCGCATCGCCGGCCTGACCCCCAGGGCCGAGGAGCTGCTGCCCCTGCTGCGCGCCGAATGGGACGCCACCGCCGCCGCGGCGGCCGAGTTGGAGGCCGAGCTGCCCTACCCGCTCAGCCGCCTGATCGAGGAGACCCTGCGCGCCCTGGACCGCCGCCCGCTGCGCACCCGCATCACCGACGCCGGCCCGGCCCTGCTCCCCCGGGAGCGGCCCGGCGGCCAGACCAGCCGGTGA
- a CDS encoding class I SAM-dependent methyltransferase — protein MSGFDDPAFFGERYAHEYDERHPLDPAPAVEFLAGLVPGGSRVLELASGTGRVAVPLARRGLAVEGVEASEAMTERMRAKPGGAAIPVATGDMADVPVEGPFQLAYLVYNTLFNLTAQDRQVDCFRNVARVLAPGGLFVVEAFVPDLTGFRNDQLVATRSMTEDSVDMDLQRHDPVRQVITYQRVAFTAGRTTLRPLRLRYCWPSELDLMARLAGMRLRDRYAGWDRAPFTAAGRQHVSVYERT, from the coding sequence ATGAGCGGATTCGACGACCCGGCCTTCTTCGGCGAGCGCTACGCCCACGAGTACGACGAGCGTCATCCCCTGGACCCGGCCCCGGCCGTGGAGTTCCTGGCCGGCCTGGTCCCCGGCGGGAGCCGGGTGCTGGAGCTGGCCAGCGGCACCGGCCGCGTCGCCGTGCCGCTCGCCCGGCGCGGCCTCGCCGTCGAGGGCGTCGAGGCCTCCGAGGCCATGACCGAGCGGATGCGCGCCAAGCCCGGCGGGGCCGCCATCCCCGTGGCCACCGGCGACATGGCCGACGTGCCCGTGGAGGGCCCCTTCCAGTTGGCCTACCTGGTGTACAACACGCTGTTCAACCTGACCGCACAGGACCGGCAGGTCGACTGCTTCCGCAACGTGGCCAGGGTCCTCGCCCCGGGCGGCCTGTTCGTCGTCGAGGCCTTCGTCCCGGATTTGACCGGGTTCCGGAACGACCAGCTCGTCGCGACCCGGTCCATGACCGAAGACTCGGTGGACATGGACCTCCAGCGGCACGACCCGGTGCGTCAGGTCATCACCTACCAGCGGGTCGCCTTCACGGCGGGCCGCACGACCTTGCGCCCCTTGCGGCTGCGCTACTGCTGGCCCAGCGAACTGGACCTGATGGCCCGGCTGGCCGGGATGCGGCTGCGCGACCGGTACGCCGGCTGGGACCGCGCCCCGTTCACCGCGGCCGGCCGGCAGCACGTCTCGGTGTACGAGCGGACCTGA
- a CDS encoding RNA polymerase sigma factor, whose product MRSFFSRHRDPPPIGRDSGDAELLAAVAERRGEALRLLHERHAPWLRARLSRRCADADLVDDAIQDTFVAVWRGAHRYRAGRGEVAAWIWTIAIRTLISGLRRRGAAPPAAAPGDGRPLITRSAEEAVLVGVEHGDLGDALARLSPDLRAAIQATVLDGLTTREAARLLGVPEGTVKTRVMRAKARLRGYLA is encoded by the coding sequence GTGCGCTCATTCTTCTCCCGCCATCGCGATCCACCGCCGATCGGGCGTGACAGCGGCGACGCCGAGCTGCTCGCGGCCGTGGCCGAGAGGCGCGGCGAGGCGCTGCGGCTGCTGCACGAGCGGCACGCGCCGTGGCTGCGGGCCCGGCTGTCGCGCCGGTGCGCCGACGCCGACCTGGTCGACGACGCGATCCAGGACACCTTCGTCGCCGTGTGGCGCGGCGCGCACCGCTACCGTGCCGGCCGGGGCGAGGTGGCGGCGTGGATCTGGACGATCGCGATCCGCACCCTGATATCGGGGCTGCGCCGCCGCGGCGCAGCCCCGCCGGCGGCCGCGCCCGGCGACGGGCGGCCCCTGATCACGCGGTCGGCCGAGGAGGCGGTCCTGGTCGGCGTCGAGCACGGCGACCTCGGCGACGCGCTGGCCAGGCTCTCCCCCGACCTGCGCGCCGCCATCCAGGCCACCGTGCTGGACGGCCTGACCACGCGGGAGGCCGCCCGGCTGCTGGGCGTTCCCGAAGGAACCGTCAAGACCCGCGTCATGCGGGCCAAGGCCCGTCTCCGGGGGTATCTGGCGTGA
- a CDS encoding ATP-binding cassette domain-containing protein, translating into MNPSVTVRGLTKRYGRTVVLDGLDLDFGRGVTGLLGPNGAGKTTLLRGLATTLAFDRGRVRALGLDPADREQRTRLRRRLGYLPQDPGFYPHFTLVELVDYMAILKEMTDRRARHREVRRVLEEVGLSDRATTKVRKLSGGMKRRLALAQALIGEPDLLILDEPTAGLDPGQRLRFRALISRLGESRTVLLSTHQTEDVAALCERVIVLSQGRAVFQGSPGQLAGAAAGQVWICQDPPEGSALFWRAADGRYRTVGPRPRGGTPADPTIEDGYLLLLGEPARAAA; encoded by the coding sequence ATGAACCCGAGCGTGACCGTCCGCGGCCTGACCAAACGCTACGGCCGCACCGTCGTGCTCGACGGACTGGACCTGGACTTCGGCCGCGGGGTCACCGGCCTGCTCGGTCCCAACGGCGCGGGCAAGACCACGCTGCTGCGCGGCCTGGCCACCACGCTGGCCTTCGACCGGGGCCGGGTGCGCGCCCTTGGGCTGGACCCCGCCGACCGCGAGCAGCGCACCCGGCTGCGCCGCCGCCTGGGCTACCTGCCGCAGGATCCCGGCTTCTACCCCCACTTCACGCTCGTCGAGCTCGTCGACTACATGGCGATCTTGAAGGAGATGACCGACCGGCGGGCCCGGCACCGGGAGGTGCGCCGGGTGCTGGAGGAGGTCGGCCTGTCCGACCGCGCCACGACCAAGGTGCGCAAGCTGTCGGGCGGGATGAAGCGGCGGCTGGCCCTGGCCCAGGCACTGATCGGCGAACCGGACCTGCTCATCCTGGACGAGCCGACGGCCGGCCTGGACCCCGGGCAGCGGCTGCGCTTTCGCGCGCTGATCTCCCGCCTCGGGGAGAGCCGCACCGTCCTGCTGTCCACCCACCAGACCGAGGACGTGGCCGCGTTGTGCGAGCGCGTGATCGTGCTGAGCCAGGGGCGCGCGGTGTTCCAAGGGTCTCCCGGGCAGCTCGCCGGCGCCGCCGCCGGGCAGGTGTGGATCTGCCAGGACCCTCCGGAGGGGTCGGCCCTGTTCTGGCGGGCCGCCGACGGCCGCTACCGCACCGTGGGCCCCCGGCCGCGGGGCGGCACACCCGCCGATCCGACCATCGAGGACGGCTACCTGCTGCTGCTCGGCGAACCGGCGCGGGCGGCGGCATGA